A single Stutzerimonas stutzeri DNA region contains:
- a CDS encoding PAS domain-containing protein: MAIETGPWAAGTHEMSRRIRSHDWSATPLGPFEQWPAALRILLGTLLEVPLPMCILWSKAGFQLYNDAHAALIGRRHPAALGAPVADTWGDVWPELIAARESGERDQSCLLRNHRLSEDGTSDGPAAWFDLALSPIRDGEVIGGQLLCLRHSEEEALRRSEAEIRMITDALPVLIGYVDREERYRFNNRHYETWFGQTPDVLFGKHLREVLGESAYNERRAQIDAALAGQEAIFEASMPHRDGTLRHAWMHYLPRRDADGQVQGFFVLAQDVTERWRAEQALRELNETLESRVQERTEALAEVYERLVTEMASREQAQEALRQAQKMEAVGQLTGGIAHDFNNMLTGIIGGLDLVQRYNQSGRHHETQRFIDAATSSANRAAALTHRLLAFARRQPLNLKRVDLNALVESMRDLMVRTLGSHILIDAVLAPDLWAANSDENQLESALLNLVINARDAMPDGGSLYIATANVQLQRHAEVGELPPGRYVSLSVIDSGCGMTPKVLAAAFEPFFTTKPIGQGTGLGLSMIYGFARQAGGHVQIRSEPGNGTEVTLYLPAYHGPASPAARFEPSEQAPQAVQGETVLVVEDDPAVRLLVLDVLGMLGYRALDAAEGNAAVQILESGERIDLLISDVGLPGMNGRQLADIARQQRPGLSVLFMTGYAEQAASSGFLDAGMDMISKPFSIDDLATRVRDMLAREP, translated from the coding sequence ATGGCAATAGAGACTGGGCCCTGGGCGGCCGGTACCCATGAAATGAGCAGGCGCATCCGCAGCCATGATTGGAGCGCAACGCCACTGGGCCCGTTCGAGCAGTGGCCCGCGGCGCTGCGAATCCTGCTCGGCACGCTGCTCGAGGTACCGCTGCCCATGTGCATTCTCTGGAGCAAGGCCGGCTTTCAGCTCTATAACGACGCCCATGCGGCGTTGATCGGCCGTCGCCACCCTGCCGCCCTGGGTGCGCCGGTCGCCGACACCTGGGGCGATGTCTGGCCCGAGCTGATCGCCGCGCGCGAGAGCGGTGAGCGCGACCAGTCCTGCCTGCTGCGCAACCACCGCCTCAGCGAAGATGGGACCTCCGACGGGCCGGCCGCCTGGTTTGACCTGGCCCTCAGTCCGATCCGCGACGGCGAAGTGATTGGCGGGCAGCTGTTGTGCCTGCGCCACAGCGAGGAAGAAGCGCTACGCCGCAGTGAAGCGGAGATCCGCATGATCACCGACGCCCTGCCTGTGCTCATTGGCTACGTCGACCGTGAGGAGCGGTATCGCTTCAACAACCGTCACTATGAAACCTGGTTCGGCCAGACGCCCGACGTCCTGTTTGGCAAGCATTTGCGGGAGGTGCTCGGCGAATCCGCCTACAACGAGCGCCGCGCGCAGATCGACGCCGCCCTGGCCGGCCAGGAAGCGATCTTCGAAGCCTCCATGCCTCATCGGGACGGCACGTTGCGCCACGCCTGGATGCATTACCTGCCGCGTCGCGACGCCGATGGTCAAGTACAGGGCTTCTTTGTCCTGGCCCAGGACGTCACCGAGCGCTGGCGCGCCGAACAGGCGCTGCGCGAACTCAACGAGACGCTGGAAAGCCGCGTGCAGGAGCGCACCGAGGCACTGGCCGAAGTCTATGAGCGGCTGGTCACGGAAATGGCCAGCCGTGAGCAGGCACAGGAAGCCCTGCGTCAGGCGCAAAAGATGGAAGCGGTCGGCCAGCTCACGGGCGGCATCGCCCACGATTTCAACAACATGCTCACCGGCATCATCGGCGGCCTCGACCTGGTCCAGCGTTACAATCAGTCTGGTCGCCATCACGAAACCCAGCGCTTCATCGACGCCGCAACGAGTTCGGCCAACCGAGCCGCCGCACTGACCCATCGGTTGCTGGCCTTCGCCCGCCGCCAGCCACTGAATCTCAAGCGGGTCGACCTCAATGCCCTGGTGGAATCGATGCGCGACCTGATGGTGCGAACCCTGGGCAGCCATATCCTGATTGACGCCGTGCTGGCACCCGACCTGTGGGCGGCCAACAGCGACGAAAACCAGCTGGAAAGCGCCTTGCTCAACCTGGTGATCAACGCACGCGATGCCATGCCAGACGGCGGCAGCCTGTACATCGCCACCGCCAATGTGCAATTGCAGCGCCACGCCGAGGTCGGCGAGCTGCCGCCAGGGCGTTACGTCAGCCTCAGCGTAATCGACAGCGGCTGCGGCATGACGCCCAAGGTGCTCGCCGCCGCCTTCGAGCCCTTCTTCACCACCAAGCCCATCGGCCAGGGCACCGGTCTCGGCCTATCGATGATCTACGGTTTTGCCCGCCAGGCCGGGGGCCACGTACAGATCCGCAGCGAACCCGGCAATGGCACCGAGGTCACGCTCTACCTGCCCGCGTATCACGGGCCGGCATCGCCTGCGGCACGCTTCGAACCGTCGGAACAGGCGCCGCAGGCGGTACAGGGCGAAACCGTGCTGGTGGTCGAGGATGATCCCGCCGTGCGGCTACTGGTGCTGGACGTGCTGGGGATGCTTGGCTATCGCGCCCTGGACGCCGCCGAGGGCAATGCGGCCGTGCAGATTCTCGAAAGCGGCGAGCGCATCGACCTGCTCATTTCAGACGTGGGTCTGCCCGGCATGAACGGTCGCCAGCTGGCCGATATCGCTCGCCAGCAGCGTCCCGGACTGAGCGTGCTGTTCATGACCGGTTACGCCGAACAAGCCGCCAGCAGCGGCTTTCTGGATGCCGGGATGGACATGATCAGCAAGCCGTTCTCGATCGACGACCTGGCCACACGGGTGCGCGATATGCTGGCACGCGAGCCGTAG
- the fdhD gene encoding formate dehydrogenase accessory sulfurtransferase FdhD, which produces MKAPHRPSAVSDHSVPAGASQRYAFHVLGDSLSEPVELAEECALAIAYNGISQAVMMVSPSDLEDFVVGFSLGSGIVDDASEIYDIRISGSGSGRQAEVDIASRAFWALKQQRRQLPGNASCGLCGVEALEQALPQLPVMPGAPLPPAHWLQDLRQRIAEFQPLGQTCGAVHAALFIDSQGQICLGREDIGRHNALDKLIGALSRSRQDVAGGVAVVTSRCSLELIHKVQRAGIATLVSFSSPTGLAASWAQRHNLNLIHIPQRSPPRVFSPTVGSAEAQA; this is translated from the coding sequence ATGAAGGCTCCACATCGTCCCAGCGCGGTCTCGGACCACAGCGTACCGGCCGGGGCCAGTCAACGCTATGCGTTCCATGTCCTCGGCGATTCCCTGAGCGAGCCAGTCGAGCTGGCAGAAGAGTGCGCGCTGGCGATCGCCTATAACGGCATCAGCCAGGCAGTGATGATGGTATCGCCGTCCGACCTCGAGGATTTCGTCGTGGGTTTCAGCCTGGGCAGCGGCATTGTCGATGACGCCAGCGAAATCTACGACATCCGTATCAGCGGCTCCGGCAGCGGACGCCAAGCCGAAGTCGACATTGCCAGCCGTGCCTTCTGGGCGCTCAAGCAGCAGCGCCGGCAGCTGCCCGGTAATGCCAGCTGCGGGCTGTGCGGCGTCGAAGCGCTGGAACAGGCGCTACCGCAACTGCCGGTGATGCCTGGCGCGCCCCTGCCGCCGGCGCACTGGCTGCAAGACTTGCGTCAGCGGATCGCTGAATTCCAGCCGCTCGGCCAGACATGCGGAGCGGTCCATGCCGCCTTGTTCATCGATTCACAAGGCCAGATTTGCCTCGGTCGCGAAGATATTGGCCGGCACAACGCCCTGGACAAGCTGATCGGAGCCCTCAGCCGCAGCCGCCAGGACGTCGCCGGCGGCGTTGCCGTCGTCACCAGCCGCTGCAGCCTGGAACTGATCCACAAGGTGCAGCGCGCCGGCATTGCGACATTGGTCAGCTTCTCCTCTCCCACTGGACTGGCGGCGAGTTGGGCGCAACGTCACAACCTCAACCTGATCCACATCCCACAGCGCAGCCCGCCGCGTGTGTTCAGCCCCACCGTCGGCTCAGCCGAGGCGCAAGCATGA